One window of bacterium genomic DNA carries:
- a CDS encoding HlyD family efflux transporter periplasmic adaptor subunit: MQSILQTWLTRQCESGDRSARGTLWLRKGREEPPELVAIHPPGLGMGLPHPEGHRAAASAALAAARAVVKSGEEKDLVAAPGVCGGQPVAAVVEHPRATPREQAAALDALRIGLDWLGWASSLERPRGDAAKGRSTGSPVAARTLDLLAVALEPRPVSATSLAIATELASQLGCERVSLGRFQGDELVLDAVSHTAQLDTRSRLAGDIVAAMQEAIDQDAVIVYPAPEDGAQLAAVAHRRLADEQALAGVWTLPLRDDEALAGALLVEFTPGQSPPKGTRAWLEQLVSLLAPVLGLRRRDQASFGARTRVLLREDLPETLGLERLNVRLTLGLGVFLLLALALLPATHRIAAPAQLEGIVQRAIVAPMQAYVAESRHRAGDVVRKGEVLGVLEDADLRLEARKWEAKREQRRKELRAAMAESDRSQVRILQAQVEQADAELELIIEQRRRTRLVAPFDGVITRGDLSQALGSPVERGEVLFEVAPRDDYRITLEVDGRDIAFVEAGQAGRLTLQALPGEARPFVVRRVTPISSAEEGRSFFRVEAALEGDGSGLRPGMDGVAKIDAGRRSLLWIWTHSALDWLRMAWWAWVP, translated from the coding sequence AGGCCACCGCGCTGCCGCCTCCGCCGCGTTGGCTGCAGCCCGCGCTGTGGTGAAGAGCGGAGAAGAGAAGGATCTCGTCGCGGCGCCCGGCGTGTGCGGCGGCCAGCCCGTGGCTGCAGTGGTGGAGCACCCGCGCGCCACGCCCCGCGAGCAGGCGGCAGCGCTCGATGCGCTGCGCATCGGGCTCGATTGGCTCGGCTGGGCTTCCAGCCTGGAGCGGCCGCGGGGTGATGCTGCCAAGGGGCGGAGTACGGGTAGCCCGGTCGCCGCACGCACCCTCGATCTGCTCGCCGTGGCACTCGAGCCGCGGCCGGTTTCCGCAACCTCGCTCGCCATTGCCACCGAGCTCGCCTCCCAACTGGGCTGCGAGCGGGTCAGCCTCGGGCGCTTCCAGGGCGACGAGCTCGTGCTCGACGCGGTCTCCCACACCGCGCAGCTGGACACGCGTTCGCGTCTGGCGGGCGACATCGTCGCCGCCATGCAGGAGGCCATCGACCAGGACGCGGTGATCGTCTATCCGGCACCCGAAGATGGAGCGCAGCTGGCGGCCGTGGCCCATCGCCGCCTGGCCGACGAACAAGCCCTGGCCGGCGTGTGGACCTTGCCCCTGCGCGACGACGAAGCGCTCGCCGGCGCATTGCTCGTCGAGTTCACTCCGGGGCAGAGCCCGCCAAAAGGGACCCGCGCCTGGCTCGAGCAGCTGGTGTCGCTGCTTGCCCCGGTGCTAGGCCTGCGCCGCCGCGATCAGGCGTCGTTCGGCGCGCGCACCCGCGTGCTCCTGCGGGAGGACCTCCCCGAAACGCTGGGCCTCGAGCGGCTGAACGTTCGCCTGACGCTCGGCCTTGGCGTCTTCCTGCTCTTGGCGCTGGCGCTGCTGCCCGCGACTCATCGTATCGCCGCCCCCGCCCAGCTCGAGGGCATCGTGCAACGCGCCATCGTGGCGCCGATGCAGGCGTACGTCGCCGAGAGCCGTCACCGGGCCGGCGACGTCGTGCGCAAGGGGGAGGTGTTAGGCGTTCTCGAAGACGCCGATCTGCGTCTCGAAGCGCGCAAGTGGGAGGCCAAGCGCGAGCAGCGCCGCAAGGAGCTGCGCGCCGCGATGGCGGAAAGCGATCGCTCCCAGGTGCGCATCCTTCAGGCCCAGGTGGAGCAGGCGGACGCGGAGCTGGAGTTGATCATCGAGCAGCGCCGCCGTACCCGGCTCGTGGCTCCCTTCGATGGCGTCATCACGCGCGGAGATCTCTCCCAGGCCCTGGGCTCGCCGGTCGAGCGGGGCGAAGTGCTGTTCGAGGTGGCGCCCCGGGACGACTACCGCATCACCCTCGAAGTCGACGGGCGGGACATCGCCTTCGTCGAGGCGGGCCAGGCCGGCCGGCTCACCCTGCAGGCGTTGCCCGGCGAGGCGAGGCCATTCGTCGTACGTCGGGTGACGCCGATCTCCAGCGCCGAGGAGGGGCGGAGCTTCTTCCGTGTGGAGGCCGCCCTCGAGGGCGATGGCAGCGGTCTACGGCCGGGCATGGACGGTGTGGCAAAGATCGACGCGGGACGCCGTAGCCTGCTCTGGATCTGGACGCACTCGGCCCTCGATTGGCTGCGCATGGCCTGGTGGGCCTGGGTTCCCTAG